The genomic window CGCTGGTTGATCTGAGATTGCAGATTATTTGACGCCGAGGCTGCATTAGCTTCGCGGCTGACGCCGCTCCCACAAGCGAAGGCGACAGCAAGGGCAACGGCAACCCCTCCCCAACCCTCCCCTTGACTACGCCAAAGGGAGGGAGAAATGCAGCCCACAAAAAACAAAAAGCCGCCTGCGCAACACGCAGACGGCCTTTTGCCAGTCAAAAACCGATCAGAACCCCAGCTCGGTCCCTGCCGGCAATACCTGCATCAGCTGCTCGCGGAACAGACCTTTGATCCGCTCCAACGCCGCTTCGTCATTGGCCTCGAAACGCAGCACCAGCACCGGCGTGGTGTTGGACGCCCGTACCAGGCCCCAGCCATCGTTGAAGTCGGCACGCAGGCCATCGATCGTCGAAAGACGCGCGCCCGAGAACGCCGAGTCCTCCAGCTGCGCGGTCGCCACGATCAAGGCCACCTGCGCGTGCTGGGTGCCCTCTTCCACTGCCACTTTCAACTCCGGCGTGGACACCGCATCCGGCAATTCGCCCAACACCTCGGACGGATCTTCCTCGCGCTGGGCCAGGATCTCCAACAGGCGCGCGGCCGCATACAGGCCATCGTCAAAGCCGTACCAGCGCTCCTTGAAGAAGAAGTGGCCGCTCATCTCGCCCGCCAGTTCGGCACCGGTTTCACGCATCTTGGCCTTGACCAGCGAATGCCCGGTCTTCCACATCATCGGGCTGCCGCCATTGCGCAGGATGTAGTCCGACAACTTGCCCGTGCACTTGACGTCATAGATGACCATCGCGCCCGGGTTGCGGGTCAGCACATCGGCGGCGAACAGCATCAGCAGGCGGTCGGCGAAGATGATCTTGCCGTCCTTGGTGACCACGCCGAGGCGGTCGCCATCGCCATCGAAGGCCACGCCGAGGTCCGCGTCGAAACGCTTGACCATCTGCACCAGGTCTTCGAGGTTGTGCGGATCACTGGGGTCGGGGTGGTGGTTGGGGAAGTTTCCATCCACATCGCAGTACAACGGAATCACGTCGGCGCCGATGGCTTCCAGCAACTGCGGTGCCACCGCACCGGCAACACCATTGCCTGCGTCGGCGACGATCTTGAGCGGGCGATCCAGCTGCACGTCGTCGGCAATGCGCTGCACGTAATCGTCGATGACCTCGCGCTGCTGCAGGCTGCCCTCGCTGTCGGCACGCTGCAGGCGGCCTTCCTGGATGCGCTTGTACAGGTCGGTGATGGCATCGCCGGACAGGGTTTCGCCACCAATGACGATCTTGAAACCGTTGTAGTCCGGCGGATTGTGGCTGCCGGTCACCGCCACGCAGCTGCCGGCGCGCAGGTGATAGCTGGCGAAGTACACCACCGGGGTGGGCGCCATGCCGATATCGATCACATCGCAGCCGGCGCGGCGCAGGCCGGTGATCAAGGCGTCGGACAACTCCGGGCCGGACAGGCGGCCGTCACGGCCCACCACCACATCGCGCAGGCCCTGTGCCTGCATCTCGCTGCCGATGGCCTGGCCGATCAGGGTGGCGACACTGGCATTCAACTCGTTGCCCAGCACACCGCGGATGTCGTAGGCGCGGAAAATGCCCGGCAACACCGCTTCGGCACCTGGCTCAGCCTGCGCCTGCGGGGCATCCGCCGCGCGCCCGGTGGCTGAAACCGGCACGGGCTGCGGGTCCTGCTCCAGCGCTTCCTGCAGGGTGGGGCCGGTATCGTCGGCCTGGGCCGTGCTCTTGCGCAGGGCCGGCAGGTTCATCAGCCGCTTGCGCCCCAGCAGCAACAGCAGCGCGGTGGCCACCAGCAACAACGCCACGATGGCACTGGGAATCGGCCCAAGGCCAAGCGGGCCGGCGCTGGCGTCTGGCAGTTCGGCGACCACCCGCAGGCCGCTTTCACCCACCGGGCGTGCCAGCGCATCAGCGCTGCTGCCAAGATTGGTCGAGCCCTTCTGGACGATCGTGAAACCGCCTTGGCGCAGCCCGAGGAAGGCACTGGCCGGCGAATCGATACCATCGAATACAGAGGTCAACCGGGTCAGCGGCTGACGGATGTAGACCACGGACGGCTTGCCCTGCAGCAGCACCGGTGCGGCCAGGCCCAGGCGCGGGCTGCCACCGTCGCGGATCACCTTGACGGTCGGCTGGCCGGCGGCCAGTGCCTGCTCGAGCAGGGCCAGGCGCGAGTAGCCGAACGCGGCCGGGTCGGCGTAGGCCTGCGTCAACAGTGCGTCCAGCACCTGCGCGTCTTCCACGCCATTCCACTTGTCACGTACCGCCACGGCGGCTGCCGTGGCATCACCACTGGCCAAGGCGGCCTTCACCGGCTCCAGGGCCAGCTGCCGGCCGAACTGCGCGGTCTGCGTGTCCAGCGCTTTCTGCACCTCGGCCACGGCCTGGTCGCGCGCCTGCTCCAACCCGGCACTGGTGCCCGACTGCATCCACTGTTCGGCTGCGCTCCAGCCGAACCAGCCGGCCAACAGCAGCAGCATCACCGCCAGCAATGGCGTTGAGCGCCCCAGTGCAGGACGTTGCCGCCCGCTTTCATTCCCTTGGCTCATCGTGCGTTTCCCCCTGTCAGCGCACCCCGGTGTGGCCGAATCCACCCGTTCCACGCGCACTGTCGATGAAAGTATCCACTACCTGCAATGCAACGCGCGCAATCGGCAGCACCACCAACTGTGCGATACGGTCGCCCGGCTCGATCGTGAAAGCGTCACGGCCACGGTTCCACACGCTGATCAGCAGGGGTCCCTGGTAGTCGGCATCGATCAGACCCGTGCCATTTCCCAACACGATGCCGTGGCGATGGCCCAGCCCCGAGCGCGGCAGAACCACAGCACACAGGCCGGGGTCGGCAATATGGATCGCGATGCCGCTGGGCAGCAGCGCCGCATCACCCGGTTCCAGGGTCAACGCGACTTCGGTCGCCGCGCGCAGGTCCATGCCGGCGCTGGCATCGGTGGCGTAGGCCGGCAGCGGCCAGCTGTCGCCGAAGCGCGGGTCCAGCAACTTCACCTGCAGGGGCTGCAGTCCATTACTCATGCGTCCAACCTCTCGGCAATCAGATCCAACAACTGTTCGGCCAACTGGGTCTTGGCGGTGCCCGGGAACTCGCGCAGGCCGCCGTTCCAGTAGGCCACGGCCGCATTCTGGTCACTTTCAAAGCCATTGCCGGCAATGCCGACCTGGTTGGCGATAATCAGGTCCAGGTGCTTGTCGGCCAGCTTGCCGCGCGCGTACTTCTCCACGTCGTGGGTTTCGGCGGCAAAGCCCACCACCAGCTTCAATGCCTGCTCCTGCACGGCGACTTCGGCCAGGATGTCGGCGGTGCGCACCAGCTCCAGGGTCAGCGTCTGGGTGCCGGCGGTCTTCTTGAGCTTCTGTGGCGAAACCTGGCGCGGCGTGTAATCGGCCACGGCGGCGGCGCCGATATAGATATCGGCTGGCAACGCGGCCAGCACGGCCTCGCGCATCTGCGCGGCCGAGCGCACATCAATACGCTGCACGCCGGCCGGGGTGGGCAGCTGCACCGGGCCGCTGACCAGCACCACCTGCGCACCCTGGCGGGCGGCGGCGGCGGCCAGCGCGTAGCCCATCTTGCCGCTGGAGCGGTTGCCGACATAGCGCACCGGGTCCAGGTCTTCATAGGTGGGGCCGGCACTGATCAACACGCGCATGCCGTTGAGGCGGCCGGGCTTGGGTGCTGCCTGCGGCGCCAGATTGGCCGCCAGCGCGGCAATGATGGTCGGTGCCTCACTGACCCGGCCCGGGCCGGATTCGCCCTCGGCCAGCGGGCCGTCTTCGGGCCCGATCACCTGCACGCCGCGCTCGCGCAGCAGCACCATGTTGGCCTGCGTGGCCGGATGCAGCCACATGCGGTGGTTCATGGCCGGGCAGACGGTCAACGGCGCGGTGGTGGCCAGGCACAACGTGGTCACCAGGTCGTCAGCATTGCCATGGGCCAGCCGCGCCAGCAGATCGGCAGTGGCTGGGGCAATGAGGATGCGGTCGGCCCAGCGCGCCAGCTCGATATGGCCCATGGCCTGCTCGGCGGCGGTGTCCCACAGCGTGGTGCGGGTGGGGTGGCCGGACAGCGCCTGGAAGCTCAGCGGCGTGACGAACTGCTGCGCACCGGCGGTCATCGCCACCTGCACGGTGGCGCCGGCATCACGCAGCCGCCGCACCAGCTCCAGCGACTTGTACGCGGCAATGCCGCCGCCTACGCATAGCAGCAGCTTCTGTCCTTCCAAGGGTCGGGAAGTG from Stenotrophomonas nitritireducens includes these protein-coding regions:
- a CDS encoding phosphomannomutase/phosphoglucomutase; the protein is MSQGNESGRQRPALGRSTPLLAVMLLLLAGWFGWSAAEQWMQSGTSAGLEQARDQAVAEVQKALDTQTAQFGRQLALEPVKAALASGDATAAAVAVRDKWNGVEDAQVLDALLTQAYADPAAFGYSRLALLEQALAAGQPTVKVIRDGGSPRLGLAAPVLLQGKPSVVYIRQPLTRLTSVFDGIDSPASAFLGLRQGGFTIVQKGSTNLGSSADALARPVGESGLRVVAELPDASAGPLGLGPIPSAIVALLLVATALLLLLGRKRLMNLPALRKSTAQADDTGPTLQEALEQDPQPVPVSATGRAADAPQAQAEPGAEAVLPGIFRAYDIRGVLGNELNASVATLIGQAIGSEMQAQGLRDVVVGRDGRLSGPELSDALITGLRRAGCDVIDIGMAPTPVVYFASYHLRAGSCVAVTGSHNPPDYNGFKIVIGGETLSGDAITDLYKRIQEGRLQRADSEGSLQQREVIDDYVQRIADDVQLDRPLKIVADAGNGVAGAVAPQLLEAIGADVIPLYCDVDGNFPNHHPDPSDPHNLEDLVQMVKRFDADLGVAFDGDGDRLGVVTKDGKIIFADRLLMLFAADVLTRNPGAMVIYDVKCTGKLSDYILRNGGSPMMWKTGHSLVKAKMRETGAELAGEMSGHFFFKERWYGFDDGLYAAARLLEILAQREEDPSEVLGELPDAVSTPELKVAVEEGTQHAQVALIVATAQLEDSAFSGARLSTIDGLRADFNDGWGLVRASNTTPVLVLRFEANDEAALERIKGLFREQLMQVLPAGTELGF
- the dut gene encoding dUTP diphosphatase, coding for MSNGLQPLQVKLLDPRFGDSWPLPAYATDASAGMDLRAATEVALTLEPGDAALLPSGIAIHIADPGLCAVVLPRSGLGHRHGIVLGNGTGLIDADYQGPLLISVWNRGRDAFTIEPGDRIAQLVVLPIARVALQVVDTFIDSARGTGGFGHTGVR
- the coaBC gene encoding bifunctional phosphopantothenoylcysteine decarboxylase/phosphopantothenate--cysteine ligase CoaBC translates to MTSVSPTSRPLEGQKLLLCVGGGIAAYKSLELVRRLRDAGATVQVAMTAGAQQFVTPLSFQALSGHPTRTTLWDTAAEQAMGHIELARWADRILIAPATADLLARLAHGNADDLVTTLCLATTAPLTVCPAMNHRMWLHPATQANMVLLRERGVQVIGPEDGPLAEGESGPGRVSEAPTIIAALAANLAPQAAPKPGRLNGMRVLISAGPTYEDLDPVRYVGNRSSGKMGYALAAAAARQGAQVVLVSGPVQLPTPAGVQRIDVRSAAQMREAVLAALPADIYIGAAAVADYTPRQVSPQKLKKTAGTQTLTLELVRTADILAEVAVQEQALKLVVGFAAETHDVEKYARGKLADKHLDLIIANQVGIAGNGFESDQNAAVAYWNGGLREFPGTAKTQLAEQLLDLIAERLDA